The Flavobacterium faecale genome has a segment encoding these proteins:
- a CDS encoding glycoside hydrolase family 2 TIM barrel-domain containing protein, which yields MNKFKNLMFTCAVLLSSIITGQKSPSVKLNFNHDWKFSKINAATSSDEALSKTEFDDSKWLEVSLPHTANIEPLVVNDQWQGICWYRKEFEIASANKNKKVFIELEGAMNRAQVWINGKLAADHLGGYMPVVIDATDFVKIGQSNTIAVKLDNTDNPVSGPKPLKILDFNMYGGLYRDAWISYKDRIYISNPMLANKKAGGGVFVTFPKVATDESEVAIKTDIVNETSTSQDIECVQTIYLKGKKVAENKTISNGLAATKSVELNALIRINNAKLWSPTDPNLYQLETKVVVDGKLKDLEMTTFGIRSLQFKDNQLYVNGEKMFLRGVNRHQEYPFIGYALSDNAQYRDAKKIKEAGFNCIRLSHYPQSPAFLAACDELGIFVVDAILGWQYYADTDAFRNFCYNAATDLIRRDRNHPSVVSWEVSLNETKMPIFFMEELNKRVHEEYPGSQAFSSGWMPEVYDIYFQSRQHRIIHGNENHADKPYFVSEYGDWEYYSSNGGLNQDKMPKGLRLEKSSRHLRAEGEKALVQQAYNLQESHNDNLATGVMGDGYWVMYDYNRGYHDEIESSGIMDIFRLPKFGYDFYASQKSPKEVVVLKIASYWNADSNLDVKVFSNCDQVELFLNGKSVASQKPDVDKNTTKISHAPFTFKIPSFQAGELKAVGYIDGKEVKKVSVKTPEAPHKLKIWFDESGKKPQSNVNDVIFVYIAAVDKNGTVVPAFDKKIDFSIKGDAEVMNVGPITAEAGIATALVRIGTKRGKITFQAASSTLKGSSCLKPAK from the coding sequence ATGAATAAATTTAAAAATTTGATGTTTACCTGTGCGGTGCTACTCTCTAGTATCATCACAGGACAAAAATCACCATCAGTAAAATTGAATTTTAATCACGATTGGAAATTTTCAAAAATCAATGCTGCTACAAGTTCAGACGAAGCTTTAAGCAAAACTGAGTTTGATGACTCAAAATGGCTGGAGGTAAGTTTACCGCACACGGCAAATATTGAACCCTTGGTCGTAAATGACCAATGGCAAGGCATATGTTGGTACCGAAAAGAATTTGAAATAGCTTCTGCTAATAAAAATAAAAAGGTATTTATTGAGCTAGAAGGCGCTATGAATCGAGCCCAAGTTTGGATCAATGGCAAATTGGCTGCAGATCATCTTGGGGGCTATATGCCTGTGGTTATTGATGCTACAGATTTTGTCAAAATAGGACAAAGTAATACTATTGCAGTAAAATTAGACAATACAGACAATCCAGTTTCAGGTCCGAAACCTTTGAAGATATTAGACTTTAATATGTACGGTGGTTTGTACCGTGATGCATGGATTAGCTACAAGGATAGAATTTATATTTCGAATCCAATGTTGGCAAATAAAAAAGCTGGAGGTGGTGTTTTTGTAACCTTTCCAAAAGTTGCAACTGACGAAAGTGAGGTTGCTATTAAAACAGATATAGTAAATGAAACTAGTACATCGCAAGATATCGAGTGTGTGCAAACCATTTATCTTAAAGGAAAGAAAGTAGCAGAAAATAAAACAATTTCAAACGGCTTAGCAGCCACAAAATCGGTTGAGCTGAATGCTTTGATTCGTATTAACAACGCGAAATTATGGTCTCCAACGGATCCTAATTTATACCAGTTAGAAACGAAGGTTGTAGTAGACGGAAAGTTGAAAGATCTAGAAATGACTACTTTCGGAATTCGTTCTTTACAATTTAAAGACAATCAATTGTATGTAAATGGAGAAAAAATGTTTTTGAGAGGGGTAAACCGTCATCAGGAGTATCCATTTATTGGTTATGCACTTTCGGATAACGCACAATACCGTGATGCAAAAAAGATTAAAGAGGCTGGTTTTAACTGTATTCGTTTGTCTCACTACCCACAATCACCCGCTTTTTTAGCCGCTTGTGATGAGTTAGGAATTTTTGTTGTTGATGCTATTCTAGGATGGCAATATTATGCAGATACAGATGCTTTTAGAAATTTTTGCTACAATGCCGCTACAGATTTAATTCGTAGAGACCGCAACCATCCATCGGTTGTTTCTTGGGAAGTTTCATTGAACGAAACTAAAATGCCAATCTTTTTTATGGAAGAATTGAATAAAAGAGTCCATGAAGAATATCCAGGAAGTCAAGCATTTTCATCAGGATGGATGCCAGAAGTATACGATATCTATTTTCAGTCAAGACAACACAGAATTATTCATGGAAACGAAAACCATGCGGACAAGCCTTACTTTGTATCCGAATATGGAGATTGGGAATATTATTCCTCTAATGGTGGATTGAATCAAGATAAGATGCCTAAAGGTTTACGCCTTGAAAAAAGCAGTCGCCATTTAAGAGCCGAAGGTGAAAAAGCATTGGTACAGCAAGCTTATAATTTGCAGGAATCTCATAATGACAATCTTGCAACGGGCGTGATGGGCGATGGATACTGGGTAATGTATGATTACAACCGTGGCTATCATGACGAAATAGAGTCTTCGGGAATCATGGATATTTTTAGGTTGCCAAAATTTGGATATGATTTTTATGCTAGTCAAAAAAGTCCAAAAGAAGTAGTAGTACTGAAAATTGCTAGTTATTGGAATGCCGATTCGAATTTGGATGTAAAGGTTTTTAGCAACTGCGATCAAGTCGAATTATTCTTGAACGGAAAAAGTGTTGCTTCTCAAAAACCGGATGTTGATAAAAACACAACAAAAATTAGCCATGCGCCTTTTACATTTAAAATCCCTTCTTTTCAAGCAGGTGAGTTGAAGGCTGTAGGTTATATTGATGGAAAGGAAGTAAAAAAAGTGTCTGTCAAAACACCAGAAGCGCCTCATAAATTAAAGATTTGGTTTGACGAAAGTGGTAAAAAACCACAGTCAAATGTAAACGATGTTATTTTTGTTTACATAGCGGCCGTAGACAAAAACGGAACAGTGGTTCCTGCTTTCGATAAAAAAATAGATTTTTCAATAAAAGGAGATGCTGAAGTTATGAACGTTGGCCCTATAACAGCAGAAGCAGGAATTGCAACAGCTTTGGTAAGAATTGGGACTAAAAGAGGGAAAATAACTTTTCAAGCGGCAAGCAGTACCTTAAAAGGAAGTAGCTGTTTAAAACCTGCTAAATAA
- a CDS encoding sulfatase family protein, producing MINFKKTLTLAVVSLLTVSAIAQKEIKRPNIIWIMAEDMSLDLECYGMEAVKTPNLNKMAAEGIRYDNCFVTNPICSPSRSAMMVGTHQLKINAQHHRSNREVPLDSKFKPFTALLRDAGYTTILGNQSVMGLGRKTDVNFKSEQIGPWDGKTQFGLFDKYDTIVNDDKPFFAQIQLVASHRGDWWNEVRAKSKHPVDPAKVKLPSYLADDPAIRLDWAKYLDQIEFLDNEVGMIFKELEDKGLADNTIVIFIGDNGRCNIKGKGYLEDPGLHIPFIMHYPKNYAGPHVSKEIVSAVDITATILDLAGVKVPSFMTGKSILKKGFKNDYVYAARDLWDEILEKSRAITSDKWKYIRNDKPEIPYDAHQAYLEFYRPAIHVMRRLNEEGKLNEAQKLFFAPKKPVEELYNLEKDPEELHNLAMDTKYSSILTKLRKKTLRFDKKMKPVSDVYEPEIADAVQVLEWVKKEKPEQYQQMLDGVEIGFHKMGQEYKAANKKNKQTKKSDE from the coding sequence ATGATAAATTTTAAAAAAACACTTACTCTTGCTGTAGTATCATTATTGACAGTTTCGGCAATAGCTCAAAAAGAGATTAAGAGGCCTAATATTATATGGATAATGGCCGAAGATATGAGCCTAGATTTGGAATGCTACGGTATGGAAGCTGTAAAAACGCCAAATTTGAATAAGATGGCCGCAGAAGGAATACGTTATGATAATTGTTTTGTAACTAATCCTATCTGTTCTCCAAGTCGTTCTGCAATGATGGTTGGTACGCATCAGTTAAAAATTAATGCACAACATCACCGTAGTAATAGAGAAGTACCTTTGGATTCAAAGTTTAAACCTTTTACTGCTTTGCTTAGAGATGCGGGTTACACAACAATTTTAGGAAATCAATCTGTGATGGGACTAGGTCGTAAAACGGATGTCAATTTTAAGTCAGAGCAAATAGGTCCTTGGGATGGTAAAACACAGTTTGGTTTATTTGATAAATACGATACAATTGTAAATGATGATAAACCATTTTTTGCTCAAATACAGTTGGTTGCTAGTCATAGAGGTGATTGGTGGAACGAAGTAAGAGCAAAATCAAAGCATCCTGTTGATCCAGCCAAAGTGAAATTGCCATCGTATTTAGCAGATGATCCAGCAATACGATTGGATTGGGCTAAATATTTGGATCAAATTGAATTTTTGGACAATGAAGTTGGAATGATCTTCAAAGAATTGGAAGATAAAGGATTAGCAGATAACACCATCGTTATTTTTATTGGTGACAATGGTAGATGTAATATTAAAGGTAAAGGATATCTTGAAGATCCAGGGTTGCATATACCGTTTATTATGCATTATCCTAAAAATTATGCAGGTCCACATGTGAGTAAAGAGATTGTTTCGGCGGTAGATATTACGGCTACCATTTTGGATTTGGCAGGAGTAAAAGTACCATCGTTTATGACAGGAAAATCTATCTTGAAAAAAGGATTTAAAAATGATTATGTTTATGCTGCACGTGATTTATGGGACGAAATCTTAGAGAAATCTAGAGCGATAACTTCGGATAAATGGAAGTATATTCGAAATGATAAACCAGAGATTCCGTATGATGCACACCAAGCATACCTTGAATTTTACAGGCCTGCTATACATGTAATGCGACGATTGAATGAAGAAGGGAAGTTGAATGAAGCTCAGAAATTGTTTTTTGCTCCTAAAAAGCCTGTCGAGGAATTGTATAATTTAGAGAAAGATCCTGAGGAATTACATAATCTCGCTATGGATACAAAATATTCTTCTATTTTAACAAAATTACGCAAAAAGACGCTACGGTTTGACAAAAAAATGAAACCTGTAAGTGATGTTTACGAGCCAGAAATTGCAGATGCAGTCCAAGTTTTGGAATGGGTAAAAAAAGAAAAACCGGAGCAATACCAACAAATGCTAGATGGAGTTGAAATAGGTTTTCATAAAATGGGTCAAGAATACAAAGCAGCAAACAAAAAAAATAAACAAACTAAAAAATCAGATGAATAA
- a CDS encoding sulfatase, whose protein sequence is MKKSIVALVILMALQTSFGQKKPNVVLFFVDDLGWADLGYRNAKFHTPNIDQLKKDGMEFSRAYIATPTCSPSRASILTGREPVRFQMVRHIDDGNGIDFDDKSNSINNFSLWPNDPVQMPSINMLPLDEITYAERLKELGYYNFFLGKWHLGDARYYPSKQGFDEDYGVCNYGHPKGYYPPFFKDVNPLASFDKSDLYLETVLADKAVDFISNYKKDKPFMLSYFHYDVHGPQIGRKDWVEQYKKEGLKGKDAEYAAMISAVDESVGRVRKALIEKGIADNTVILFTSDQGGFFSNAPLSGGKTGGNTLGEGGARVPFIMYYPGVTKANTSTAIPIQTIDVFPTLVDIAGGKVCKDKQVNGKSLLPIVKGEKFKEDRSLYFFRSYEDQYAAVIAGDWKLIKYHSGLFHLFNIKKDQAEQHDLIDIELRQAARLKKDIAKWEKKAVPAYNKK, encoded by the coding sequence ATGAAAAAATCAATCGTAGCCTTAGTAATTTTAATGGCACTACAAACCAGTTTTGGACAAAAAAAGCCAAATGTTGTACTTTTTTTTGTGGATGATTTAGGATGGGCCGATCTGGGGTATCGTAATGCAAAATTCCATACACCAAACATCGATCAATTGAAAAAAGACGGAATGGAGTTTAGCCGTGCTTATATTGCTACGCCAACTTGTAGTCCAAGTAGAGCTTCAATTTTAACAGGTAGAGAACCTGTTCGTTTTCAAATGGTGAGACATATTGATGACGGTAACGGAATTGATTTTGACGATAAGAGTAATTCAATAAACAACTTTAGTTTATGGCCAAATGATCCTGTGCAAATGCCATCGATTAATATGTTGCCTTTGGATGAAATCACTTATGCTGAACGATTGAAAGAATTAGGATACTACAACTTTTTCTTAGGGAAATGGCATTTGGGTGATGCTCGTTATTATCCATCTAAGCAAGGATTTGATGAAGATTATGGCGTTTGTAATTACGGACATCCAAAAGGGTACTACCCACCATTTTTTAAAGATGTAAACCCTTTGGCAAGTTTTGATAAAAGTGATTTGTACTTGGAAACGGTTTTGGCAGACAAAGCGGTAGATTTTATTTCGAACTATAAAAAAGACAAACCATTTATGTTGTCCTATTTTCATTATGATGTACATGGACCACAAATTGGTAGAAAAGACTGGGTAGAACAATACAAAAAAGAAGGTTTAAAAGGAAAAGATGCCGAATATGCTGCAATGATTTCAGCAGTTGATGAATCGGTAGGAAGGGTTAGAAAGGCATTGATCGAAAAAGGTATTGCAGACAATACAGTAATTCTTTTTACATCAGATCAAGGTGGTTTTTTTAGCAATGCTCCTTTGAGCGGAGGTAAAACAGGTGGAAATACCTTGGGTGAAGGTGGAGCAAGAGTACCGTTTATAATGTATTACCCAGGAGTTACAAAAGCCAATACGAGTACTGCAATTCCAATTCAGACAATAGATGTTTTTCCTACTTTGGTTGATATTGCAGGAGGAAAAGTTTGCAAAGACAAACAAGTTAATGGTAAAAGTTTGTTGCCAATTGTTAAAGGAGAAAAATTTAAAGAAGATAGAAGTTTGTATTTTTTCCGTAGTTATGAGGATCAATATGCTGCCGTTATTGCAGGAGATTGGAAATTGATTAAATACCACAGCGGGCTATTTCATTTGTTCAATATCAAAAAGGATCAAGCAGAACAACATGATTTAATTGATATTGAATTAAGACAAGCTGCTAGATTGAAAAAAGATATAGCAAAATGGGAGAAAAAGGCGGTTCCTGCTTACAATAAAAAATAA
- a CDS encoding sialate O-acetylesterase encodes MKSTFKLVAFLVFILSYGNAFAQTNKKTVNIVLLAGQSNMAGAGDYTSLDASVKERLAKVVDRVQISNSGKAPTPLSFYLSKGHKNKYGFEEAFGPELLIGIVLAEKFPKDKFLLIKTAQGGTALYGAWNPDWTAEKAAQVEAEGFKRELKLYASFIDDVKENIKRIEGEGKVYKIIGMGWMQGENDAAKEVSALSYEANLVNLIKRVRADLNVKDMPFVLGQINSHYGDFSAGPATVRAAEWKVSEIVSKVKTIKTTADAPYNDYPKHSDNVHYNAEGQYRLGTAFAEALLNLQ; translated from the coding sequence ATGAAGAGTACATTCAAACTGGTAGCGTTTCTTGTTTTTATTTTGAGTTATGGAAATGCATTTGCGCAAACAAATAAGAAGACCGTAAATATAGTTTTGCTAGCAGGTCAGTCAAATATGGCTGGTGCCGGAGACTATACTTCTTTGGATGCATCAGTAAAAGAACGTTTGGCTAAGGTTGTAGATAGAGTTCAAATAAGTAATTCCGGAAAAGCACCAACACCATTATCTTTTTATTTGTCCAAAGGCCATAAAAATAAATATGGTTTCGAAGAGGCTTTTGGACCAGAATTATTGATTGGAATTGTATTAGCAGAAAAATTTCCAAAAGACAAGTTTTTGCTAATCAAAACGGCTCAGGGTGGAACTGCTTTGTATGGCGCCTGGAATCCTGATTGGACTGCCGAAAAAGCAGCTCAAGTTGAAGCAGAAGGTTTTAAAAGAGAGTTGAAATTGTACGCTAGTTTTATTGATGATGTCAAGGAAAATATAAAAAGAATCGAAGGAGAAGGTAAAGTGTATAAAATTATTGGAATGGGGTGGATGCAAGGAGAAAATGATGCAGCCAAAGAAGTTTCGGCTTTGAGCTATGAGGCTAATTTGGTCAATCTTATCAAACGTGTTCGTGCTGATTTGAATGTAAAAGACATGCCTTTTGTGCTGGGACAAATTAATTCACATTACGGAGACTTCTCTGCAGGACCTGCAACGGTAAGAGCAGCAGAGTGGAAAGTTTCAGAAATAGTATCGAAAGTAAAGACAATCAAAACTACTGCCGATGCACCCTATAATGATTACCCTAAACACTCGGATAATGTGCATTACAATGCCGAAGGACAGTATCGATTAGGTACAGCTTTTGCGGAAGCGTTACTAAATTTACAATAA